From Topomyia yanbarensis strain Yona2022 chromosome 1, ASM3024719v1, whole genome shotgun sequence, one genomic window encodes:
- the LOC131675989 gene encoding uncharacterized protein LOC131675989, producing the protein MERLVNRRLVTYLEEGNFLDLWQFAFRKGLGSGIHLGSFAEVVGQALEENKHTDIAILDLAKAYNTVWREGVLRQLHQWGIRGNMGRFVQEFLRNRTFRVCIGGNKSDTFREANGVPQGSVLAVTLFLVSMNTLFDALPKGVFIFLYADDIILVAIGKTKARTRIKLQAAVNAVGRWAEGTGFNIAPECAIAHCCNSHHVAFDRPVKLVGATIPFRKEPQNSRN; encoded by the coding sequence ATGGAGAGACTAGTAAATCGGCGCCTTGTGACCTATCTGGAGGAGGGAAACTTCCTCGACCTCTGGCAGTTTGCTTTCAGAAAAGGACTCGGCTCAGGTATCCATCTCGGTTCGTTTGCAGAGGTAGTCGGTCAGGCACTCGAGGAAAACAAGCACACTGATATCGCGATCCTCGACCTCGCCAAGGCCTACAATACAGTCTGGCGAGAGGGTGTACTGCGACAATTGCATCAGTGGGGAATAAGAGGGAATATGGGCCGCTTCGTCCAGGAATTTCTCAGGAACAGAACCTTCCGAGTGTGCATCGGAGGAAACAAATCTGATACCTTCCGGGAAGCCAATGGGGTCCCGCAAGGATCCGTGTTGGCAGTCACCCTCTTTCTCGTAAGCATGAATACTCTATTCGATGCTTTACCGAAAGGAGTATTTATATTcttatatgctgatgatatcaTTTTGGTGGCGATCGGAAAAACAAAAGCTAGAACCAGGATAAAATTGCAGGCCGCTGTTAACGCCGTAGGCCGGTGGGCCGAAGGAACCGGTTTCAATATTGCCCCAGAATGCGCTATTGCACACTGCTGCAACTCCCACCACGTTGCTTTCGACCGACCCGTGAAACTCGTCGGTGCAACTATACCATTTCGCAAGGAACCGCAAAATTCTCGGAATTAA